A stretch of Cucumis sativus cultivar 9930 chromosome 2, Cucumber_9930_V3, whole genome shotgun sequence DNA encodes these proteins:
- the LOC101219713 gene encoding uncharacterized protein LOC101219713, with translation MSSLFTPFISSSLILQPLKFSQLTIFSSKPYSNTNFIPVVASHSQPKPNSKHNSRKPTMDGSKPTSKFRRKSSYGTSRRSILKKTFNQEQVTFTSALSDDPLIAIIGGGMAGIMCALSLEKRGVRSTVFDTGIHGLGGRMGTRSLGPEPLMFDHAAQFFTVTDNQFAQLVDGWLAADLVKEWKGTVGELELGGRFVPMSSCPRYIGTNGMRPLADSLLSQTSLINVIRPCWISKLEPFNGMWHLSENGKPCGHFDAIVIAHNGKCANRLLSTSGLPLIARQMKRLELSSIWALLAAFEDPLPFPDTAEKFPFEGAFVKGVDSLSWMANNNKKFLNFQKDGPHCWTFLSTAAYGKQNKVPQENIPTSTAEKVKKNMLEGVEAALGLSKGSLPKPFYTRVQLWGAALPTNSPGIPCIFDPHGRAGICGDWLLGSNIESAALSGIALGNHIADYFRSGSEHSEEFAVGLHKEFQPIQGHDIGQFPGLGTEKQAESTLAFQLAT, from the exons ATGTCTTCCCTCTTCACCCCTTTCATTTCCTCTTCCCTCATTCTTCAACCCCTCAAATTTTCTCAACTTACAATCTTCTCCTCGAAACCCTACAGCAACACGAATTTTATTCCGGTTGTAGCATCCCATTCTCAACCCAAACCTAATTCTAAACACAATTCTAGAAAACCCACCATGGATGGCAGCAAACCCACCTCCAAATTTCGAAGAAAATCCTCATACGGTACCTCTAGGAGGTCGATTCTGAAGAAAACTTTCAATCAGGAGCAAGTTACCTTCACTTCTGCTCTCTCCGATGACCCCCTTATAGCCATTATTGGCGGCGGCATGGCGGGAATCATGTGTGCTCTGAGTTTGGAGAAAAGGGGTGTTCGCTCCACCGTCTTTGACACG GGTATACATGGGTTGGGAGGAAGAATGGGGACTAGAAGTCTTGGACCTGAACCCCTAATGTTTGATCATGCGGCTCAATTCTTTACAGTGACGGATAACCAATTTGCTCAGTTGGTTGATGGTTGGTTGGCTGCAGATCTAGTTAAAGAGTGGAAGGGCACTGTTGGAGAGCTTGAATTGGGTGGTCGATTTGTTCCAATGTCTTCCTGTCCAAGGTATATTGGTACAAATGGCATGCGGCCACTTGCTGACTCATTGCTATCTCAG ACTTCTCTGATTAATGTGATCCGCCCTTGCTGGATAAGTAAGCTGGAGCCATTTAATGGAATGTGGCACTTAAGTGAGAACGGAAAACCTTGTGGGCATTTTGATGCTATTGTTATTGCACACAATG GCAAATGTGCTAATCGGCTTCTTTCAACATCTGGCTTACCTCTGATTGCTAGACAAATGAAG AGGTTAGAATTAAGTTCTATATGGGCCCTCCTTGCTGCATTTGAGGACCCTCTTCCTTTCCCAGATACTGCAGAAAAATTTCCATTTGAAGGAGCTTTTGTAAAAGGGGTTGATTCCCTCTCATGGATGgcaaacaataacaaaaaatttctaaactttcagAAAGATGGGCCCCACTGTTGGACCTTTCTGAGTACTGCTGCATATGGGAAACAGAACAAGGTTCCACAG GAGAATATCCCAACTTCTACTGCCgagaaagtgaagaaaaatatgctAGAGGGTGTCGAAGCTGCCCTGGGATTGTCCAAAGGGTCACTGCCAAAACCCTTTTACACCCGAGTTCAGCTATG GGGTGCAGCACTGCCTACAAATTCACCAGGTATTCCATGCATCTTTGATCCTCATGGAAGAGCCGGTATCTGTGGTGATTGGCTACTAGGCTCAAATATAGAATCAGCAGCCCTAAGTGGGATAGCTCTTGGAAATCAT ATTGCAGATTACTTCCGAAGTGGCAGCGAACACTCCGAAGAATTCGCAGTTGGTTTACATAAGGAGTTTCAGCCCATTCAAGGACATGATATTGGGCAATTTCCAGGTTTGGGAACTGAAAAGCAGGCAGAAAGTACACTGGCATTCCAGCTTGCTACTTAA
- the LOC101205659 gene encoding histone H1: MSSAADSVIISDAPAAAVAQPAENDSKAKKAAASKASKAKKPSGAKKARSSPTHPPFLQMISEAIVSLKERTGSSQYAITKFTEEKHKQLPSNFRKLLLVHLKKLVAAEKLVKVKNSYKLPSARSIQAKAAAAAAAPVTAKKPVSSKLKAASIKKAAVAKSKAKTAAKPKPKAVAKPKPKTVAKSKTVAKPKTAAKTKAAEKVKKVAPKPKPAAKAAKVAKTLSRTSPGKRAAPATKAKKVAAKKPKTVKSPARKVQARKVKK, from the exons ATGTCTTCCGCCGCTGATTCCGTCATCATCTCCGATGCTCCCGCTGCAGCGGTGGCCCAGCCAGCTGAGAACGACTCCAAGGCTAAGAAAGCTGCGGCATCGAAAGCATCGAAGGCTAAGAAACCATCTGGTGCGAAGAAGGCTAGATCTTCTCCGACTCACCCTCCGTTCCTTCAG ATGATTAGCGAAGCGATCGTTTCTCTGAAGGAGAGAACCGGCTCGAGTCAGTACGCCATTACGAAGTTCACTGAAGAGAAACACAAACAATTGCCTTCCAATTTCAGGAAGCTTTTGCTTGTTCATCTCAAAAAACTTGTCGCCGCTGAAAAACTCGTTAAGGTTAAGAACTCCTATAAGCTTCCATCGGCTCGTTCTATTCAAGCAAAAGccgcagcagcagcagcagcaccAGTCACCGCCAAGAAGCCTGTAAGCTCAAAACTCAAAGCAGCAAGCATCAAGAAAGCCGCCGTTGCCAAATCGAAAGCCAAAACTGCTGCGAAACCTAAGCCGAAAGCTGTAGCGAAGCCGAAGCCGAAGACAGTTGCTAAATCCAAGACCGTCGCGAAACCAAAAACCGCCGCGAAGACGAAGGCAGCTGAGAAGGTTAAGAAGGTTGCTCCGAAGCCTAAACCAGCAGCCAAGGCAGCGAAAGTAGCGAAAACACTGTCGCGAACTTCGCCAGGAAAGAGAGCCGCACCGGCGACAAAGGCGAAGAAGGTAGCGGCGAAGAAGCCAAAGACGGTAAAGTCGCCGGCGAGGAAAGTCCAGGCAAGGAAAGTCAAGAAATGA